In the Aythya fuligula isolate bAytFul2 chromosome 8, bAytFul2.pri, whole genome shotgun sequence genome, one interval contains:
- the PLK3 gene encoding serine/threonine-protein kinase PLK3: MAMEHAGLFPPFPAATAACLPAQPAPSPPPPPPNRAAESSRLITDPLSGRSYCKGRLLGKGGFARCYEMTDLSSNKTYAVKVIPHSRVAKPHQREKITNEIELHRDLHHKHIVKFSHHFEDAESIYIFLEHCSRKSLAHIWKARHTLLEPEVRYYLKQIISGLKYLHLKGILHRDLKLGNFFINENMELKVGDFGLAACQDASEQKKKTICGTPNYLAPEVLLRQGHGPESDVWSLGCVMYTLLCGNPPFETSDLKETYRCIKQVEYTLPAFLSLPAKHLIAGILRRNPQDRLTLEEILDHEFFKGYTPEKLPPSSCVMAPELSPPNPAKSLFAKVTKTLFGKKKPKAKKGPSEDKDDISKLVTGLMKTSICRQISYKTVEGNEATPGSCRSTGSSPVETLVEETSHKSVSPSIRGTMASSCEAFEDCITASAIIESAVRLLRTCLSCMPPANRNPASLARHEQFVWVSKWVDYSNKYGFGYQLSNRSIGVLFNNGTHMALSPNHKTVHYNQTNSKHFAFPVSAVPEQLQGQMSVLRYFASYMEQHLMKGGDLPSIDDLGQPALLLLQWVKTDQALLMLFSSGTLQVNFYNDHTKVIISKPDHSCLVTYINRERNSYTYKLGSIQELGCSPELQQRLRYILKLLQERADA; encoded by the exons ATGGCCATGGAGCACGCCGGCCTTTTTCCCCCGttccccgccgccaccgccgcctgCCTGCCCGCCCAGCCCGCGccctccccgccgccaccgccgcccaACCGGGCAGCCGAGAGCAGCCGGCTCATCACCGACCCGCTCTCCGGTCGCTCCTACTGCAAGGGCCGCCTGCTCGGGAAG GGCGGCTTCGCACGATGCTACGAGATGACAGACCTCTCCAGCAACAAAACCTACGCCGTGAAGGTCATTCCTCACAGCCGGGTGGCTAAACCCCACCAGCGGGAGAAG ATCACCAACGAGATCGAGCTGCACCGCGACTTGCACCACAAGCACATCGTCAAGTTCTCCCACCACTTTGAGGACGCGGAGAGCATCTACATCTTcctggagcactgcagcaggaag TCGCTGGCCCACATCTGGAAGGCCCGCCATACCCTGCTGGAGCCTGAAGTGCGCTATTACCTCAAACAAATCATCTCCGGCTTGAAATACCTTCACCTCAAGGGCATCCTGCACCGGGACCTCAAGCTGG GCAACTTCTTCATCAACGAAAACATGGAGCTGAAAGTGGGGGACTTCGGTCTAGCTGCTTGCCAGGACGCCtctgagcagaagaaaaa GACGATTTGTGGGACCCCCAACTACCTGGCCCCCGAAGTGCTGCTGCGGCAGGGCCATGGCCCGGAGTCAGACGTGTGGTCACTGGGCTGTGTCAT GTACACCCTGCTGTGTGGGAACCCTCCCTTCGAGACCTCGGACCTCAAGGAGACCTACAGGTGCATCAAGCAGGTGGAGTACACCCTGCCcgccttcctctccctgcctgccaaGCACCTCATCGCCGGCATCCTCAGGCGCAACCCCCAGGACCGCCTCACGCTCGAGGAGATCTTGGACCATGAGTTCTTCAAG GGCTACACGCCGGAGAAGctccctcccagcagctgcGTGATGGCTCCGGAGCTCAGCCCCCCCAACCCAGCAAAAAGTCTCTTTGCTAAAGTCACCAAGACGCTCTTTGGGAAGAAGAAACCCAAGG ccaAAAAGGGCCCTTCAGAGGACAAGGATGACATCTCCAAGCTGGTAACCGGGCTGATGAAGACCTCGATCTGCCGGCAGATAAGCTACAAGACGGTGGAAGGGAACGAG GCCACCCCCGGGTCCTGCCGCAGCACCGGCTCCAGCCCCGTGGAGACGCTGGTGGAGGAGACCTCTCACAAATCCGTGTCCCCGTCCATCCGGGGGACGATGGCCAGCAGCTGTGAAG CCTTTGAAGACTGCATCACCGCCTCTGCCATCATCGAGTCGGCCGTCCGGCTCCTGCGGACCTGCCTCTCCTGCATGCCCCCAG cGAACAGAAACCCGGCTTCCCTGGCCCGGCACGAGCAGTTTGTCTGGGTGAGCAAGTGGGTGGACTACTCCAACAAGTACGGCTTTGGCTACCAGCTCTCCAACCGCAGCATCGGGGTGCTCTTCAACAACGGCACGCACATGGCGCTCTCCCCCAACCACAA GACGGTGCATTACAACCAGACCAACAGCAAGCACTTCGCCTTCCCCGTGTCCGCCGTCCCCgagcagctgcaggggcagaTGAGCGTGCTGCGCTACTTCGCGTCCTACATGGAGCAGCACCTGATGAAG GGAGGTGACTTGCCGAGCATAGATGACCTtgggcagccagccctgctcctcctgcagtgGGTGAAGACGGACCAGGCCTTGCTGATGCTCTTCAGCAGCGGCACCCTGCAG GTGAACTTCTACAATGACCACACCAAGGTGATCATCAGCAAGCCTGACCACTCCTGCCTTGTCACCTACATCAACCGGGAGCGCAACTCCTACACCTACAAGCTGGGCAGCatccaggagctgggctgctcgCCGGAGCTCCAGCAGCGCCTCCGATACATCCTCAAGCTCCTCCAGGAGCGGGCCGATGCCTAG